In Chrysoperla carnea chromosome 2, inChrCarn1.1, whole genome shotgun sequence, the following proteins share a genomic window:
- the LOC123291554 gene encoding iron-sulfur cluster assembly 1 homolog, mitochondrial — protein MAAKALGSATVRAVKSRRSIPTRAALVLTNSAVSRIKNLLNGKPEYVGLKIGVKQRGCNGLSYTLNFAEKKDKLDEEVVQDGVRVFIDRKAQLTLLGTEMDFVESKLSAEFVFNNPNIKGTCGCGESFSI, from the coding sequence atggCCGCCAAAGCTCTTGGATCTGCAACTGTGCGTGCTGTTAAAAGTCGTAGAAGTATACCAACAAGAGCTGCATTAGTTTTAACAAATTCAGCTGtaagtagaataaaaaatttattaaatggcaaACCGGAATATGTAGGATTAAAAATTGGTGTGAAACAAAGAGGTTGTAATGGTTTAtcatatacattaaattttgctgaaaaaaaggATAAATTGGATGAGGAAGTTGTCCAAGACGGTGTTCGTGTATTTATTGATAGAAAAgcacaattaacattattaggTACTGAAATGGACTTTGTTGAATCAAAATTAAGTGCTGAGTTTGTGTTTAATAATCCAAATATTAAGGGGACTTGTGGATGTGGAGAATCatttagtatttaa